The following proteins come from a genomic window of Micromonospora echinofusca:
- a CDS encoding serine hydrolase domain-containing protein: MTGRWDGLRAEVRARIDELVAAGREDGVQVAAYLHGTQVVDEVAGVADRATGRPLTSGTPIWGASTGKGLTATVAHVLAERGVLDYDLRIAEVWPEFARHGKGGVTLRHVLTHTAGVPALPPDVTVADAGDWDRMCGIVADSVPLWAPGDVLAYHAWTFGWLIGEVVRRVTGRRISRVLAEDVAGPLGVPGELFLGVPEADLNRLAPVADRNLSAMLDWAAANLPNFDRVAPPGLRPDASVGTRPEFLRADVPATGTMSARAMARMFAALIGEVDGVRLISPARLREVGAVAVRGTEWVFGQEASFGLGYAVESDGAFGCAGSGGSLAYAYPELGLTVAATKTLLSAGDGDPMEELRVLVRDAVRAG, translated from the coding sequence GTGACGGGGAGATGGGACGGCCTGCGGGCCGAGGTACGCGCGCGGATCGACGAGTTGGTGGCCGCCGGCCGGGAGGACGGCGTGCAGGTGGCCGCGTACCTGCACGGGACGCAGGTGGTGGACGAGGTGGCGGGCGTGGCCGACCGCGCCACTGGCCGACCGCTGACCTCCGGCACGCCGATCTGGGGCGCGTCGACCGGCAAGGGGCTCACCGCGACCGTGGCACACGTGCTCGCCGAGCGGGGCGTGCTCGACTACGACCTGCGCATCGCCGAGGTGTGGCCGGAGTTCGCCCGCCACGGCAAGGGTGGCGTCACCCTGCGGCACGTGCTGACCCACACGGCGGGCGTGCCCGCGTTGCCGCCCGACGTCACCGTCGCCGACGCCGGCGACTGGGACCGGATGTGCGGGATCGTCGCCGACAGCGTGCCGCTCTGGGCTCCGGGCGACGTGCTCGCGTACCACGCCTGGACCTTCGGCTGGCTGATCGGCGAGGTGGTCCGGCGGGTCACCGGCCGGCGGATCTCGCGGGTGCTCGCCGAGGACGTCGCCGGGCCGCTCGGCGTACCCGGGGAGCTGTTCCTCGGGGTGCCCGAGGCCGATCTGAACCGGCTGGCCCCGGTCGCCGACCGCAACCTGTCCGCGATGCTGGACTGGGCCGCCGCCAACCTGCCGAACTTCGACCGGGTCGCCCCGCCCGGTCTCCGGCCGGACGCCTCCGTCGGCACCCGACCCGAGTTCCTCCGCGCCGACGTCCCGGCCACCGGCACGATGTCCGCCCGGGCCATGGCCCGGATGTTCGCCGCGCTGATCGGCGAGGTCGACGGCGTACGCCTGATCTCGCCCGCGCGGCTGCGGGAGGTCGGTGCCGTGGCGGTGCGCGGCACGGAGTGGGTCTTCGGTCAGGAGGCGAGCTTCGGACTGGGATACGCGGTCGAGTCGGACGGGGCGTTCGGCTGCGCGGGCAGCGGCGGCAGCCTCGCGTACGCCTATCCGGAGCTCGGCCTGACCGTGGCCGCGACGAAGACGCTGCTCAGCGCGGGCGACGGCGACCCGATGGAGGAGCTGCGCGTCCTCGTCCGCGACGCCGTCCGCGCCGGCTGA
- a CDS encoding ArsR/SmtB family transcription factor: MDDVFRALADASRRRLLDDLNRRNGQSLRELCAGLDMTRQSVSKHLAVLAAANLVTTVRRGREKLHYLNPVPINAVAERWIDRYDRERVRALADLRTALEREPMDSPTFVYTTYVNTTPEKLWTALTEPAFTRRYWGGVALRSDWRVGSPVLWQDEPGGEFRDLGQRVLVAEPFRRLSYSWHGFQPEHAAHFGWSDEELAARLGERRSRVTFDIAPYGGFVKLTVTHEDFSPGSEMYRAVSGQLDGSGGWPELLASLKSLLETGEPLPEPRPENATAQG, from the coding sequence GTGGACGACGTGTTCCGGGCGCTGGCCGACGCGAGTCGGCGCCGACTCCTCGACGACCTCAACCGGCGCAACGGGCAGAGCCTGCGCGAACTGTGCGCCGGGCTCGACATGACCCGGCAGTCGGTCAGCAAGCACCTGGCGGTGTTGGCGGCGGCCAACCTGGTGACCACCGTGCGACGCGGCCGGGAGAAGCTGCACTACCTCAACCCCGTCCCGATCAACGCCGTCGCCGAACGATGGATCGACCGCTACGACCGCGAGCGGGTGCGCGCACTCGCCGACCTACGGACAGCTCTGGAGCGGGAGCCGATGGACAGTCCCACCTTCGTCTACACCACCTACGTCAACACCACCCCCGAGAAGCTCTGGACCGCGCTGACCGAGCCGGCGTTCACCCGCCGCTACTGGGGCGGCGTCGCGCTGCGCTCCGACTGGCGGGTCGGCTCCCCCGTGCTGTGGCAGGACGAGCCGGGCGGCGAGTTCCGCGACCTCGGCCAGCGCGTCCTGGTCGCCGAGCCGTTCCGCCGGCTCTCCTACAGCTGGCACGGCTTCCAGCCCGAGCACGCCGCGCACTTCGGCTGGTCCGACGAGGAGCTGGCGGCCCGACTCGGCGAGCGGAGGTCCCGGGTCACCTTCGACATCGCCCCGTACGGCGGGTTCGTCAAGTTGACCGTCACCCACGAGGACTTCTCCCCGGGCAGCGAGATGTACCGGGCGGTCAGCGGCCAGCTCGACGGCAGCGGCGGCTGGCCGGAGCTGCTGGCCAGCCTCAAGTCGCTGCTGGAGACCGGGGAGCCGCTGCCCGAGCCGCGCCCCGAGAACGCCACCGCGCAGGGCTGA
- a CDS encoding lycopene cyclase family protein encodes MNTCAPLDVDLALVGGGGAASLVLAALDRHGVRDLRVAVVDPVHRRGQDRTWAFWDRPGSDLDPLLAASWPQVEVATSAGRRVLDLAPLRYAMLRSGPVYDRAAEAERRLGVQRLVAPVDALHDDGDRVLVRTGGGGPTVRASWVLDSRPRPPRRPGRTNWLQHFRGWWLESDAPVFDPARAVLMDFRTPQPDRGVSFGYVLPVSDRYALVEYTEFGPDLLTDAGYDAALAGYRDLLGLDPAGLTVREVENGVIPMTDGPFEARPSPRVVRLGTAGGATRPSTGFTFSAMHRQAEQVGRALAAGRPPVPGPAYPRRHRWMDAVALRALDAGGVGGPDFFGRLFERNPAERVLRFLDGATSPAEEVALMSSTRLAPMVAATAGDAAARLRDRVDPARRSATWTVPRPVVGGRADADG; translated from the coding sequence GTGAACACCTGCGCACCGCTGGACGTCGACCTGGCGCTGGTCGGTGGCGGCGGCGCCGCGTCGCTGGTCCTCGCGGCCCTGGACCGGCACGGCGTGCGCGACCTGCGGGTCGCCGTCGTCGACCCGGTCCACCGGCGCGGGCAGGACCGGACCTGGGCGTTCTGGGACCGGCCCGGCAGCGACCTGGACCCGCTGCTGGCCGCGAGCTGGCCCCAGGTCGAGGTGGCGACGTCCGCCGGCCGCCGCGTCCTCGACCTCGCCCCCCTGCGGTACGCCATGCTGCGCTCGGGCCCGGTCTACGACCGGGCCGCCGAGGCCGAGCGGCGGCTCGGGGTGCAGCGGCTCGTGGCACCCGTCGACGCCCTGCACGACGACGGTGATCGCGTGCTGGTGCGTACGGGCGGGGGCGGCCCGACCGTCCGCGCGTCCTGGGTGCTGGACTCCCGGCCCCGGCCGCCCCGGCGACCCGGGCGCACCAACTGGCTCCAGCACTTCCGGGGCTGGTGGCTGGAGTCCGACGCGCCGGTCTTCGATCCGGCGCGGGCCGTCCTGATGGACTTCCGCACCCCGCAGCCCGACCGGGGCGTGTCGTTCGGCTACGTCCTGCCGGTCAGCGACCGGTACGCCCTGGTGGAGTACACCGAGTTCGGCCCCGACCTGCTCACCGACGCCGGCTACGACGCGGCCCTGGCGGGCTACCGGGACCTGCTCGGCCTCGACCCGGCCGGGCTCACGGTCCGCGAGGTGGAGAACGGCGTGATCCCGATGACCGACGGCCCGTTCGAGGCCCGGCCCTCACCCCGGGTGGTCCGCCTCGGCACGGCCGGCGGCGCCACCCGACCGTCCACCGGCTTCACCTTCTCCGCCATGCACCGCCAGGCCGAGCAGGTCGGCCGTGCCCTCGCCGCCGGCCGCCCGCCGGTACCCGGCCCCGCGTACCCCCGTCGGCACCGCTGGATGGACGCGGTCGCGCTGCGGGCGCTGGACGCCGGCGGCGTCGGCGGGCCGGACTTCTTCGGTCGGCTCTTCGAGCGCAACCCCGCCGAGCGGGTGCTGCGGTTCCTCGACGGCGCCACCAGCCCGGCGGAGGAGGTGGCGCTGATGAGTTCCACCCGGCTGGCGCCGATGGTCGCCGCCACGGCCGGCGACGCCGCGGCCCGGCTGCGCGACCGCGTCGATCCGGCCCGCCGCTCCGCGACGTGGACGGTCCCGCGACCGGTCGTCGGCGGCCGGGCCGACGCCGACGGCTGA
- a CDS encoding serpin family protein, with protein MSTIAVNALTARWASALDGGQTVVSGAGVYPLLALLARYAAGPARDELLAVAPDPTRFDLDRSPTTRLALAAWARRDLPLTDRWLREVPAAMRGELTGDPAHDQAALDEWVATHTDGLIRRMPVRVAPTTAMVLANALSLRTGWAEPFRDAWCQPAAGPWRGRRLAGLSRIGHDLDALRAVDTAAGPVSLLTVRGAEDVDVVLALGTPGRGAAQVLPAAIGAIGAPSALPVAAGPGVDEQVVEAYDDRPELFVSTVGFTVRADHDLLARAALFGLATAVGDGDHFPGIARPLAVSQARQSATATFGAAGFRAAAVTAVSTRAGSAPRPVTARRRRVRLDIDRPFGFLAVHRPSGLVLLAGWVTDPARSA; from the coding sequence ATGAGCACCATCGCCGTCAACGCGCTCACCGCCCGCTGGGCGTCCGCCCTCGACGGCGGCCAGACGGTCGTCTCCGGCGCCGGCGTCTACCCGCTGCTGGCGCTGCTCGCCCGTTACGCCGCCGGCCCGGCCCGCGACGAGCTGCTCGCGGTCGCGCCGGACCCGACCCGCTTCGACCTGGACCGCTCCCCCACCACCCGGCTGGCCCTCGCCGCCTGGGCACGGCGGGACCTGCCGCTGACCGACCGGTGGCTGCGCGAGGTGCCGGCGGCCATGCGCGGGGAGCTGACCGGCGACCCGGCGCACGACCAGGCCGCCCTCGACGAGTGGGTCGCCACGCACACCGACGGCCTGATCCGCCGGATGCCGGTGCGGGTCGCCCCGACCACGGCGATGGTCCTGGCCAACGCCCTGTCGCTGCGGACCGGGTGGGCCGAGCCGTTCCGCGACGCCTGGTGCCAGCCGGCCGCCGGGCCGTGGCGCGGGCGCCGGCTGGCCGGGCTGAGCCGGATCGGCCACGACCTCGACGCGCTACGGGCCGTCGACACCGCCGCCGGCCCGGTGAGCCTGCTGACCGTACGCGGTGCCGAGGACGTCGACGTGGTGCTCGCCCTGGGCACGCCGGGGCGCGGGGCGGCGCAGGTGCTGCCGGCCGCGATCGGCGCCATCGGCGCACCGTCCGCGCTGCCCGTCGCCGCCGGCCCCGGCGTCGACGAACAGGTCGTGGAGGCGTACGACGACCGGCCCGAGCTGTTCGTCTCCACCGTGGGCTTCACCGTCCGCGCCGACCACGACCTGCTGGCGCGGGCCGCGCTGTTCGGTCTCGCCACCGCCGTCGGCGACGGCGACCACTTCCCCGGCATCGCCCGCCCGTTGGCCGTGTCGCAGGCGCGGCAGAGCGCGACGGCGACGTTCGGCGCGGCGGGGTTCCGCGCGGCCGCGGTGACCGCCGTCTCCACGCGGGCGGGTTCGGCGCCTCGGCCGGTCACCGCGCGCAGGCGGCGGGTACGCCTCGACATCGACCGCCCCTTCGGCTTCCTCGCCGTGCACCGGCCCTCCGGGCTGGTGCTGCTCGCCGGCTGGGTGACCGATCCCGCCAGATCCGCCTGA